The region GCCAAACATGGAGtccagctggcctgggccccggTGAGTGAGTCAGAGACCAGCGCAGGCATCTCTCAGGGCTTTGATCACACCCACAGGCCGAGGGGACGCCTGGCTGGTTATCAGCGAGATCCACTCCTGCCTCTGGGCCCTAGGAGAGGTCGGACAGAAGAGGGGTCACACGCCAAGCCCCAGTAATCCACACCCCTAGGGCTGGGCATTCCTACTGTCTCCCTCCCCTAGcgccatcctcctcttcctcccccctgtGGCCCACTCAGACCCCACCACACCTCCCACCACCAGTTCATGGCCCCTGAGATCTcacaggagggggctgggagcaggacatTTGTGGGGTCTGTCAGAGCTGGATGCACTGGCCTCAGGACACACTGCAGGGCTCCTGTTTTCCCAGGTACCCCCAGGGGATGGAGGGCCTGGGTTGGCAGGTCCTTGCCACAATCCCCACCTGTGCGCTCTGGCTGCGTGTTCCCCTCACGCTGCACCTAGGGCGGCAGGTACGTACCTTCCTCCCCACCAAgctggctgctcccagcccccccacacacccagagcCGTCTCGCCAGGGAGAGGGTCTGCGAGCCCTTGCACCTTCCCCTCGAGGCCTCCACCAAGATCCCCAAAGCGGCACGCGGAGAAACCAGGCTACGACACTCCCCAGATGTTCAGTTGCTAGCAACTTACGGCTTGGCACATCTCCTGCAGAACCCCCTTCCTACCCAACGGTGCCATCTTGGCAAGCCCAACGCCCCCTCCGCAGCCAGCACGGCTTTGGGTCTGCAGCAGCCCCACACGGCCACCTGCAGCCAGCCAAGGAACCCACCTCCCAGCCAGCCAAGGAACGCACCTCCCAGCCCGCCACCCGCAGCCAGTCTCCCCGAGTGGGAGCGCCGCACTCACTCGCTGGCTGCTTTGATGATGAATTCGGCACTGGCCCCGCGGTGGTTGTGGGAGAGGCACAGGAGGAAGGCCGTGTCGGGGAGCCCCAGCGGCTTGGCTCTGAGGAGCTCCGCTCTGACGTGGCAGGTCTGGGCGTAATCCTTGACGGAAAACCTGCCGTCGCTGCGGGGGAAGCATGAGGGGTGGGGTTCGTGGGTGGAGCCGGGtgactgagccccccccccccccaaacgccCAGCTCCTGGCTTCCTGCAATAGGCCACGAGATCCCGTACCCACAGACGGGGCATCCCCACCTGGGACCTCCAGCTTTCCCCCTCGAGagagctttgagcagggggtggactagatacctcctgaggtcccttccaaccctgatattctatgattctaggatatGGGCACTGCCACCGTACccatcccaccctgccccactgcccGCTCCTTCTCCTAGGGCTGGAGACAATGCACCCCCCCGATGGCTCTCCCTGCCAGCCGGATCCAGCAGGACACTGGAGGGGAATGGCAGGCGGGCACCCTAACACGCGGTGGGCACGGGAGCAGCAGGTTGATGCACCCCCCACCCGGGAGGTTTCGGTGCCTTGGCCAGGGCAGCAAGGCCCCCAGGGTGCAGAGGGGAGAGCCCGGGCGCCCCACAGACTTACTCCCTCCGGCGGGACAAAAGCAGCAGGTCGCTGAGGAGGTGCAGGTGGATGGGCTTGGTGCTCAGGCGGGGTCTGTACCCCACGCCCACCTCCTGGATGAGGACCTGGGAGAACTCCCCCGCCCTGACCAGCCAGCGGCCCCGGCTGATGAGCGGGAtggactggggcgggggggagagaaagagacacaTAGATCACCTTGCACAGAGACCGTCACCGCGCTGCCTTGAGGGGCAGGATCGGTGCCGGCCTGAGCCATGCACCAGCGCCCCCTATTGGATCCCTGCAGGGCACCGCCTGCAACGCACCCAGGTCccggctgggaggcaggaggtcCCACAGGGCGCTCAGCTCCGAGAGGTGTGATCATGGCACTGCAACTCACCGGATTGCACGCATCActagcccccccacaccccatgtcCCGCCCCACCCATTCCAGCATCCTCCCCCATGTCCCACCCCTCTAGCCCCCCCCCGGCGTCCCACCCCTCTAGCCCCCCATGTCCCGCCCCACCCACGCCAGCATCCTCCTCCATGtcccaacccagcccccccccggtgTCCCATCCCTCTAGCCCCCCATGTCCCGCCCCACCCACTCCAGCATCCTCCCCCATGtcccaacccagcccccccccacccccggtgtcCCATCCCTCTAGCCCCCCCATGTCCCGCCCCACCCACTCCAGCATCCTCCCCCATgtcccaacccagccccacagccctccccccacatgcCCCCGCCGTGGGGCTGGATCACCAAGAGCCACCCCAGCGCAGAGCCAGGCCTCACCTTCGTCTTTACGAACTCGACTTGCTTCtccagcagcaccagctcctcCGTCTGCTTCATGTGCCGCACGTTCTCGTTGCAGGCCGACACGATCTGAGGCAGGGCAAGGGAAGCTGCAGGCCCtgcaggggggagctgggcgctctggccagggctccccccaccccctgccacccaccggAGGGGGCAGAGACCAGGGAATCCAGGACACTCGGCGCACCCCAGGGGACGGGAAGGAAGGTTTTCCTgcccttggacactgctggtctggggcatTATGGGACATTTCCCTGCTCCCGCCGAAGATTGGCGAGTCAGGTGCACATGGCGCCTCCTGGCCCAGGATCTGTTGTGGGTGCCCAGGCTTTGCCCTAGTTCTCACTCACCCCAGGGTGCCAGGTTCGGGATGGGCTGTGGGGTGTCGCATTAGGTCCCTGGGTGCCGGGGACAGAGGCTCAGACGTTCAGGCGTCCCACCCTGCAGAGACCCCCTGGGATGCTGTCACCCCAGGGCCCTAGGCACAGGTGATGTTCTGACCGGGGAGCAGACCTCGGCTAGAACATCTGGAGTGGAGACGGAGGATTCATTTCACCCCAGCGCTTCTGCGGGTTCTAGGTAAGAAATCCCAACTCCTGCCTCCCCCATTACTCCTGGGGAAGCCTCCGGGGAGAACCGGCGCGAGTCTGAGGACAAGGAAGCGAAGCCCGATTCATTCAGACGGGAAGggacttttgtttttaaactcggGCGGTTTCTGAACACGATTAACTCAAAGGCCCGAGAAACAGTTGGGAGAAAAGCACTTGTTAAAGATTCAACCCGGGCCCCCAATTAATAGAGGAGGAAGCTCCAGCTCACTCCCACCCCCTCGCTGGAGGGCTCCGGGGAAGTCAGGGAAGAGAAGATGGGCTATTACCACACTAGCAAAGCAGGAAAAATCCCTATTTAAAAACACCTTCCAGGCATTCCCAGCGGCATAAAATGGCCCACACCTGTTTTATTGCCCCCATCCAGTCACCTTTTGGGCTCCCCGGAGCCTGGGAACGTGAGACCCTGGACGTTCTGCATTCTGACCTCCCTTGGGGAAGGAAACCGTTCGGCTGGAGCATGCTGGCCAGGTGGCTCaggtctttgggggggggggggggggagggagaacgcCAAGATATAGGCCCCCGATGCCAGAGGTTTTCAAAGCACAAAAGGCAGCGGGTCGCTGAGCAGAGGCCAGCAGGACACAGCACGTGCGGGAAGCGGTCAGGGGCTGAGTCCGCACCGGGCGGAGTGAGCTCGTGGGCCGGGACGAGCAGAGAACCAGGAACAGACTCCGACCAGAACCTTCTCCTACCGCTTCCCCCAGCTCCGCCAGGGAGCCAAGGAACAAGGCCCCCCGAGCGTAGCCCATCTCCACATGCTGCCTCGCAGGGCCGCTGGGGCGCGAACGGCGGGTCAAGGCAGGCGGCGTGAGGACTGCTACGGCGCGGGGACCGGCACAGCCAGCCTGGAGCTGCCTCCCACAAGCACCCAATGGTGCCCTTACCTCTCCCACTGCCGTCAGGGCCGCGCCGATGGAGCTGGCCAGCTCGGAGCCCGCCGGGGCCAGCTTCAGGATGTTctgtggggcagaggagagaaggAGGATCTGTCATGGGAGCAGGTCTCCATCCCACCATCATCTCCCTacagccccttccccctctctcccgcccccccacccccttcccccttccccctccctccctcccgcccccaccccctccctacacagatccttccccctccctcccacctacccccacctCCCTACACAgagccttcccctctctccctgcccgtCCCTACCCCTCTCCTCCTGCACACAAGCCCCCTCGTCACCCCAGCGTTTTGCTTTGGCTGCAGCTCAGAGGACGCTGGCCGGAGCAGCCTGTGCCCCTCTGAGGCAGGATCCTTGGGAGGCCAGCCCCAGCCAACCCCCGAGTGAGATCCCAGCcggctcctggctccagcccctcacCTCCAGCAGGATCTTCAGGCGGGTGATCCTCTGGAAGGGCAGCACCAGGAAGGATTTCAGGGGCTGCCGCTGGCACACCGGCTGCTCCTCCAGCTTCCTCAGGACGTGCCGGAAGCGCCAGTTCTCCCGCCTGCAgcgtgcgggggagagggggcgggtgAGGGGCCCCGAGGCCAGAACCACCCCGGGAGAGTGGCCCTGACTTCCCTCGCTCACTGGGCTACAGGCGCCAGGGCAAACGCTGCCCAGAGACCCCGGCTGGACAGGCCCggctgtgtctgcactagagCCAGAGGTTGAGTGCGGGCAAGGCCTGATGCTGGGATTTCCCGagcagaggggtgtggggggggggagatgaaggATATCCTCCCCCAAGCTGGGAAGGTACAAAACTGAAATGCAGACCCATATCAattcctgccccagctcacctctcctgcctgagcccaggagggacCTGACCTCCCCATTAACCCCTTGTGCACCGCCTAGGCCGGAGCCAGCAAGCTGCTAGCCATTCCAGCCCCAAAGAgaccctgcagctgggagcatgtccCTTCCCAAATCTGTACGCAAGCAGGGGAATGAGGTCAGCTGCCCTCAGGCATCAAAATAACGCGTTAACTCTGGAACTTAATGACAACCACTTAGTGTAACAATTGGTGACCATTTTCAGCAGAAACACCTCTCCACGATGGAGAAGTTGGAGAGGACAGAGAGAGACTTAGTGAGTTATGGAATCCTCCCCAAGGGACATTACTGGGGTTTCCCCAACAGACCGGTGCCCAGTCCAGCTCCAAACAGCCCAAGCATCCCCCGGGGACGCCCCACAGACGCTCAGCTCTCACTGGCATGAAGGTTTTCCTGAGGTTCAGCCTCAGTGTCCCCATGGGAAGGGGCAGATGGGCTGTTCCAAGGGGCACAGACAGTGGGGAGGAGCAATTGAGGCATGAGCAGCCCCtggttattcccccccccccccgcaccccctgagGCCCGGCAGCTCCTCACATCAGCTGCTGCATGAGCTGTTCCTGGTACATCTGGTTGGTGACGTAGGGGATGTAGACCCTGTGGAAGGCGGGGCAGTGCTTCAGAACcacggcccccagccccgccaggaAGACGTCCTTGTCCATGTGCTCCTCGAGCTCCAGGAGAAACCTGCAGAGACCAGGAGTCGAGGGAAAGAATCCTGCCACTGAGCGAGGTTCGGGCGGGAGTAGCTGGGGGCTCCCTCCACACCAgcgctcctgccccctccctgcagcgccccccgCTGGGCGAGGCCGGGACTGGGCGTTCCCCACCGGCCGCAGTTACCTTTCACTGACGTCCTTCACCTGCTGCAGGTTGGAGAAGAGCCGGTGCACCTCGGCCCTGGTCAGCGTCTCCCGCAGCGCCAGCGATCCCTTAAAGTGGCTCGTGGCCACCGAGAGGCTGCGCAGGTAGGAGGCCTCCGACGTGATCATCTCAAACATGGCCTGGAGCGGAGACCGTGCGTCAAGAGACAGGGGTGAGCGAGCCAGCCCGGCAGGGCCTAGGAACCCCCCGCGCCGTGGGACACACCAAGGGGCTCCAGGCCAGCTGGCTAAAGGGACTTAGACACCtccctgaactcagtgggagccaGGCATCTAAATCACTTTGCAAACACGAGTACCCAAGTCGGGCTGGCGCACAGCCACCAGGGAAGGGACACAGCTGCCTGGGCAGCTCCGTGCCATCCCTGTGGGCTGCTCCCGCAGCCAGAGAGCGCTGGCACAGAGGAATGCCtcagccatgccccttccccagtctGCCTATAGGAAGCGCTTCCCTTCCGTTACAGGCCTCTTGCTCTGGGGActcctgcagggagcagcagccagaCAGGCAAGGGGCATTCCCTTCTGGTCGCTGTAGGGTTGcgaaccctccaggattgtcctggaatctccaggaatccTATCCAACCAAAGCTGGCATCCCCACTGGGCACTGGCACAGGGCTGTGCCAGGGCAGAGCCGGgaatacaacccaggagtccaggttcCAGGCCTGCAGCTTAATCAACTGACGCagacacataagaacggccagactgggtcagaccaagggtccatctagcccagtatcctgtcttctgacagtggccaatgccaggtgccccagagggaatgaacagaacagggcaattatcgagtgatccatcccgtagcccattcccagcttctggcaaacagaggctagggacaccctccctgcccatcctggctaagagccattgatggacccatcctccatgcacttatctagttcttttttgaaccctgttagagtcttggccttcacaccatccgCTGGCGAGGGTGGCACCGTGTGCTAGGAGACCAGGCATCAGCAGCCAGCCCTGCTAGGAACGCACTGAAATCCAGGCTCTCCAATGGTGCGTCTATTTCTACTAGAGCAACAGCACTGGGAACCCCCTAaggtgctgggggcagaggtggggcaaATGCCCCCTTTGGAGTAGGAGAGCAGGTGGGTgccaggctgccagccccggagACCAGAGGGAGCCGCACATCCCAGAGCAAGCCACAGGCCAGCTTCTGTCGTCAAGGCTGATAGAGAGCATCAGTCTCCTGGCATGTTTTCAAGGTTGCATGTTACTGGTTGACCCCCAAGTGGGCAGCGTTTTGTCTGAGGTGGCACTGCCCAGTCACAGCACTGTCCCATGCCCCCCTTCTGCTTCCACCAGGGCAGGGACCAGAACTgctggctctgggggcagggggtaccctgctcctcccccccccccccccgccccagcgctgCCCACTCTGCGGTACCATCCCCACACTGCAGCAGGTGCCCCAGAGCGATCCAACTGTGGCTGCAGCAAATGGCAGCTCTCTGCAGAACATTGTCCCTCCCCTCGCCTCGTGGGGGGCACCTCTGCTGGGGCAGCTTCTGCTTGGACTGAACCCGCCTCTGGCGGGTGGGAACGTGCACCCCCTACTTGCCAGCCAGCCGCGCAATCAAACCatcagcccctccctcccagtccgAGAGGCGGCCGCCCTCCGCTACCTCCTGCAGGCGGTGCTGCTGGGGCGTGAGACCCTCCAGGAGCCGCCTGCTCTTCACCTCTGGGATCTCCTGCCAGAAGCAGAAGCTGTAGTCGCGGGACGAGAGCGGCGAGGCGGCGCcgagcagggaggaggagaggaggccAGCGATGGACAGGCTGGCGTCCACCCGGAAGGCCGGCTCCTTGGGCTTGCGCTCCGCCGCCTTGAGGCGCTTCATCCAGTAGTCTTGGTagagaggctctgggagggagcgaAATGAGCGTGACATTAGCCACAGGGGCTTCCCAGAGCACGTCATGAATAACTGCCGTCCTTTAACGAGTCATCTAATCCCAGGTCTGGTGACACAACCCACCTGCTCCGCACACGGCCCTGGACACTGGGAAACCCTCTCCTGCACTTCGGGGTGGCCGTAGCCATTTCTGGGCCCCGGCACAGCATCCCCATGAGCACGGCTGGCCAATGCGCGCCCGTAGCCCACTCAGACGGAAGTCACTGCATGCTGCCTTCACCTTTAACGGATGGAGAACTGGAGGACATCTAAGGAGTAGCCAGCTCTGTTCCAACCACCCCTTGGGTCTTGGAGATGCCCTCAGCAAATTCAAACCAGTCCTGAGCAGATTGCAGGTGTTTGTGTGTTGTGTCTCATGCTTTAGACACAAGAAAACCTGCTTCTCGGCAGGGGGTTACACTAGCTGACCCtcgcggtcccttctaaccccgtGGTTCTCTCATTTCTCCCCCCACTGCCGGAGACCATTAAACAATCTACACGCAAGGAAAAGCTCGCTCTCTTCAGAGTGAATTTAGTGCAGAGAGAGCTGTGTAAAAGTGTCTCGTGGCTCCGATTTCAGTGTGACGCATGTAACTCCAACGGCAGCTTATTTTACCTGAAGGGAAACAACCAGACTAGAAAGAACAAGAGCGGAGTCCTCAGGAGAGAGCGCAGGGTGTGGGCTTCCCCTCTGCTGCCCAGGAGAGGTCTTAGACATTTGAGGCCCAGCACACGACAGACAAAGACATCACGGTTTTGCAACAGCACAATTGAGTaggctcttaaagggacagcctGCTCCGGGACAGGCTTGTAATGTTTAGTGACTCGGTTTCCCCTTCCTGGCTAGGGCCGGGCTGGTGGAAGTAGCATTGTGTGGCCCGCATTAGGGCTTGTTCATGGCAGCAGCCTCCAGAAGCCCTTCTAGAAATTTCCCTCCGTCCCGCCATGCCCGGGACTGTGCAGCCATCGCACAAGGAGCGGGTCAGTACTCACGGGTTTGCACGTATTTAGATTCCCTCTTCCACTTGTCCGTGTCCTTTGCTCCTTTCCCCAGTGGTCGGCGGAACAGTCTAAAAGGCAGCAAGAACCTTTTAAACCAGGTCCCACCAGGACAGCCCCATACTACAGCAAACATGAACTTTCCCCATAACTCTGGCTCTTTCCTCATGCCCTACAGCGCCACCTGCTGGTGGGTTTGCCTCATACCCTACAGCGCCACCTGCTGGCCTTTGTCACTCATTTGTGTCCTTGTGCAAATcaaaacctctctgtgcctcaatgtACACAGGTGTAAAATGGATATGTAGGAATATGCCAGGTGGATCAGAAATAAGGTCCACTTGGATCAGAAATAAGGTCTACTTGgatcagtgtcctgtctctgacagtggccaacaccagctgcttcagaggaggtGTGAGAACCAGTGTGGAATAGTCTGCTCCTCAGATCAGGTCTCTTCCTGATTTCTTATAGCTAGAGATTGGCTTATAACTCTGAAGTGGGAGGTTTGACATCCCTCCAGAACGGTTACCTTGAACCATGGAAACTCTGGgtattctcattatccatattaGCATTCAATCCATTTTTGGATCTTGCCAAGTTCTGGGCCCGATGACATCATGTGGCAGCGAGTTCCACAGTTACTGCACATTGGGTGATGTATAGTGTTAATTATCTCCCACACAGGAGGTGTGAAAGACCATGCCTCAATCTTTGCATTGTatctatcctcacaacacccctgtgaggaaggAAAGAGCTCTTATggccattttatagatgggaaactgaggcccagagaagccacgtgacttgcccaagggcacacaggaaACTTGTGGCAAAACAGGGCTTTGAATCCAGCTCTCCCCAGTACTGGGCtagtgctctacccactgggcTATCCTTCTGCTCTGAAAGGTGCCAGAGAAATAAGGTCATCATCAGAGCTGGGCCTGAATTATaaaccccaactctgccccaaaTGTCCCCAAAGTTCCAGATGTTTGGATCATCCCATTATAACAATAGGTCCCAGCCGGAAAGGCCAGCTTCAGGGTCTGGGAAGTGTAAGGATCTGGGCCGGGGTTTAATTAAACCAGTCTGCAGAGGCTCAGAGAGCCAGGCCATTTTCTCATCTCTGCCCTCTTGTGCTCGAAAAATCTTTCGTTACAACCCAAATGAAGCTGCTAGCCCCTTGGCTGCAACAATAACTATAAAAATGGGAACTGAGGGGGGCACAACACACTAAGCCTGCAGGCAGCCTGGAACCACAGCTATGGGAGACCAGACAGGAACAGCCCTCTGCTTAATCCAAGGAGTTattcactctgaaacctaatgatggcACATAAAGCATCAACACTCAAAGCACCAAAGAACTTACAAATCATATTACAAAGATTTGCCCAAAGACAGGCACTTCACGGGCAGAGCTTGGTTTGTGGTGGGAACTAGAGGGCATCGCTGGGTactccccattcaacccctgcaccccacccggAATGATTACTGGGTATTGCCATGGATATGCCAGAAGCTTCAAGGAAAAGGAAGCAAGAATCCCTCTTGATGCACAAGTTAGATTGCAACTAAGAGACAAcgtcccagccccagggcagcgatGCGGGGAGCTCCCCGGGGGGAGGCGGGTTACCTGCGCTCCGGACTTGGCATCTGCGTAGCTGTGGCTTTGGAGAGATCTTCCAGGGAGCCATGCAGGACCTTCCTCCCAGAGACCGGGGTGGGCTGCTTTGTCCCCATTTCCAGCAGGCCAGAGGGGCCCGTTGGTCCTGCAGAGCTAGGGGGCTCCTCCACCGACTCCTCTGGGCCCATGCTCTCGGGGGCCGCCAGCTCGGcagtgggaggagagggctggcagcggaggggggcagggacagcactGCCTGACAAGTCAGCCCCTAGGGAGAGCAGGAGCAAGGGGATGAGGATGGTGCAGGGGCAGAGTCGTCGACCTGGCACCGGAGCCACGTCGTCAAAACAAAACCTGTGCCCGCCTCTGCTCCCCATCACCGCTGGGCTGAGCTCGCCAGCGCCCCCAGGGAGCTGCCAGCCTCACAGGGCCCAATCAGAGCCAGACGCCGGCAGAGCTAGCTGGAGATCCTGGCAACTGCCTCTGCATGGCGAGCCTGACGCCACCTACCCGTCACCTGGATAACGGGAGAGCACTCGCCTGCAGGTCAGgcctgaggggcactggcagagctgggggcagggctggaatagcGGGTGCTGTGGGTCAGGCCTGAGagccattggcagagctgggggcagggctggaatagcGGGTGCTGTGGGTCAGGCCTGAGagccattggcagagctgggggcagggctggaatagcgggtgctgtgggtcaggactgagagccattggcagagctgggggcggggctggaataGCGGGTGCTGTGGGTCAGGCCTGAGATGAATTTCCAGAGTTAGCAGGAGTCAGGCCCAGGACTCTCCCTGGTCCCGGATATGGGCACTGAAACTCACCCCCTCCAGGGCACTCCCGCCCTCCAAGAAAAGGGGCTGGGGCTCGGAtcagagccccctgccctcaccccacatCCAACCCAAAGCACTCTCGGGCCAGTctctccacgccccccccccgtcACGCGCTGGGCCCTGGCTGCTGCCAATCAGATCTCAGTGAAAGCTATTGGCGAGTGGGCCATGCCAGAGTGGACggaggcaggacacctgggtcctcGGGATCCAGGCCAGGTGGCATCGGGGTCCTGACAGCAGCCAGCAGACCTTTGGGGTTGTCCCCCAGAAGCGGGACCCTCTCCTCCACCGTCGAGGCTGGCTCCCGGGAGCTCCCCCTGCGGGCTGCGGAAAGGCCCTCCTTGGCGCTTCTGGGGCGGAAGAGACCAGCCAGGAAGGGGCAGAGCTCCGGGCGGCTCTCCAGCCTGGCCGGCTGGGGTCTCTGGGCCACCGGGCAGGAGCCGTGTCTCTTCACCGGCGCCGCGGCCCTGGGCGGCGAGTCTGACCGCGCGCGCTTCCGGCAGAAGAAATCCATGGGGGTGACGAGAGGCCtggtggagggaggagaagggggctcAGTCCCGGCCGGGCGGCTGGCTCCCACTTCGGGGGCTGGCCTCTCTCGGCAGCTGGGCACCCGGAAAGGCCTCCGGGAATACGGAAGGGGTCAAGTGCCCTTCTGCCATGCTCACCAGGCCACCCGGCGCCACACCCCAAATGCCAGGCACATAAGCTGGGCCGTGGCTCACCGGGCAGGTCCCTGGGTGGCACTGGGAGGGCCGGGGTGGCCTCAGCCCCCCAGCTCCATTGGTGCCCTGGCTCAGAGGCTGCTAGCCCAGGGCTCGGCTCAGGCCCTCTCTGCAGCCCTAGCCACCTGTCTGTGCTCAGCCCACAGGCCAGCAGCCAGCTAGGGGGCAGATGCCCCACCCTGAGCTCACCTCTGGGAGGCCGGGGGCAGGAAGCCCCTCGGTGCTCTGGGATCAGGACCAGCCAAACAGCTAAAACGAGGGCAAAGCACCCAAGGGGAACTCTGCTCCGGGCTGGGCtggcccggccccctcccgcccatgGCCAGGGAGATTCAATGCAAGGGCCACGCCACTGCCCACCCCTGGGTGCATCACGCTGCCCTTGGCAATAGCTCCtggccagggccagagctcccAGGGCTAAAGCAGCCTCTTACCTGGAGGATCCCCCCAGCCAGGGAGAGCAAGAAACTATAGCTGCTCCCACCTGCAAATAAATAACCTCCAGGGCTCCCTCGTTAGTGGCTCCTTAAAGGGGCAGCACGCCAGGGGCATCAATGGCCAAAGGCAGCAAGCGTGGGCTGCCCTTGGTTGGCACCCAATGGAGCAGATGGCAGCGGTGCAATGagggcagtgcgggggggggTTCCTTGGCTCCCCCAGGTGGGGGCTATTTACCATCCTCACTAGGGCAagggtgggatgtggggagatcTCCCAGCACGAGCCCATTCCCGGTTTGTCAGCTTGGGAGGGGAGCTGGTGGAGGCTTTCCCTTAGGGCCAGTCTGCAAACAGGAGGCCCCGAGCCTCAGTCCCCGCTCTGTCCTGTCCCGGCTGCCTGCATGAATTGCTCTGCCTCCTGGGCTGGGCTGTTCAGGGGTGGGCTGAGCCCCGGGTGGGAAGCCCTCCGAGATCGGTaggaggaaggggcaggagaggggccgaGGATGATGGGGATACCCCACGGCTCACGCTGACGTCTGTCCCGGCAGAACTGCCCGGGGGAGGAGGTCGGCAATGGCTGAGTGAGAGAatggagcaggggagcagagaTCCCTCCCTTGTGTGAGTGAGCCCCAGGGATCTGGACACCGACCCCAGGCGAGATCTCCGGGACTGGCTGCCTCCGCTAGGGAGGGGATAGGCCAGGCCCCTCAGTCAGtgctcccctgcctccccaccatGAGCCTGGCCTCTGGCTGACTGCCCCATGCGAACGAGGGCTTTCCCAGCCTCCCAGGCTCCTCTGGGTCTCGCCCCTTGCCTTGGGCTCATGCTGCAGGTTGCGGTGGGCACGGCCCCAGGAGGGCGCGGAGCGCGCAGGTGCCGCCGGCCGTGTTGCTTAGCGACTTTGTCACCAGACTTAGTGACTTTTTGGTGCCCTAGCGAGAAAATAAGTGTCCAAGTGACCAGTGACAAATCTAGCGACTTTCGCTGCCAACGACAGTGACGTCCAGAGAAAGACGTCACCAATATGTGTGGTCACCAGATCAGCCACAAGCAGCTCCATAGTGTTCCTAAAACCCATTCCGTGCTCTTACTAC is a window of Emys orbicularis isolate rEmyOrb1 chromosome 22, rEmyOrb1.hap1, whole genome shotgun sequence DNA encoding:
- the LOC135893333 gene encoding rho guanine nucleotide exchange factor 19-like; the encoded protein is MDFFCRKRARSDSPPRAAAPVKRHGSCPVAQRPQPARLESRPELCPFLAGLFRPRSAKEGLSAARRGSSREPASTVEERVPLLGDNPKGLLAAVRTPMPPGLDPEDPGADLSGSAVPAPLRCQPSPPTAELAAPESMGPEESVEEPPSSAGPTGPSGLLEMGTKQPTPVSGRKVLHGSLEDLSKATATQMPSPERRLFRRPLGKGAKDTDKWKRESKYVQTQPLYQDYWMKRLKAAERKPKEPAFRVDASLSIAGLLSSSLLGAASPLSSRDYSFCFWQEIPEVKSRRLLEGLTPQQHRLQEAMFEMITSEASYLRSLSVATSHFKGSLALRETLTRAEVHRLFSNLQQVKDVSERFLLELEEHMDKDVFLAGLGAVVLKHCPAFHRVYIPYVTNQMYQEQLMQQLMRENWRFRHVLRKLEEQPVCQRQPLKSFLVLPFQRITRLKILLENILKLAPAGSELASSIGAALTAVGERPCEAACGDGLRSGGLVPWLPGGAGGSASLALPQIVSACNENVRHMKQTEELVLLEKQVEFVKTKSIPLISRGRWLVRAGEFSQVLIQEVGVGYRPRLSTKPIHLHLLSDLLLLSRRRDDGRFSVKDYAQTCHVRAELLRAKPLGLPDTAFLLCLSHNHRGASAEFIIKAASEAQRQEWISLITSQASPRPVGVIKALRDACAGL